One genomic region from Nocardia vinacea encodes:
- a CDS encoding bifunctional MaoC family dehydratase N-terminal/OB-fold nucleic acid binding domain-containing protein yields the protein MTPEAITEAAEKIIAAGDCAPRLGRDPVNQPMINNWVEALGDRNPIYVDEDAARAAGHPGTVAPPAMIQVWTMLGLNGSRAADDPTNQVIELLDSAGFTSVVATDCQQTYHRYLNVGEQVAVTSRLCDIRGPKRTALGEGWFITFQISWQVGDEVVAEMLWRMLKFAPGTGTAPKAPTGDRVKPLVSWDTEFFWEGTKVGELRIQRLPDGTLRHPPIPALWQDKSEQTDYVVASGRGEVFSYVVHHAPKVPGRQLPFVVALVELEEGVRMLGELRGVDPAEVKIGLPVQVEFEKLDDEAVLPVWRVIA from the coding sequence ATGACTCCGGAAGCGATTACCGAAGCCGCCGAGAAGATCATCGCGGCGGGTGATTGCGCGCCACGCCTCGGGCGTGACCCGGTGAACCAGCCGATGATCAACAACTGGGTGGAGGCGCTCGGGGATCGGAATCCGATCTACGTCGACGAGGATGCCGCGCGTGCCGCCGGACATCCCGGCACCGTGGCGCCGCCCGCCATGATCCAGGTCTGGACCATGCTCGGGCTCAATGGTTCCCGCGCGGCGGACGATCCTACGAACCAGGTCATCGAGCTGTTGGACAGCGCGGGCTTCACCTCGGTGGTCGCGACCGACTGTCAGCAGACCTACCACCGATACCTGAATGTCGGTGAGCAAGTGGCGGTGACCAGCAGGCTGTGCGATATCCGCGGCCCGAAGCGGACCGCGCTCGGTGAAGGGTGGTTCATCACCTTCCAGATCAGTTGGCAGGTGGGCGACGAGGTGGTCGCCGAAATGCTCTGGCGGATGCTGAAATTCGCGCCCGGTACCGGCACCGCCCCGAAAGCGCCCACGGGCGACCGGGTCAAACCGCTGGTTTCCTGGGATACCGAATTCTTCTGGGAGGGCACCAAGGTCGGGGAGCTGCGGATCCAGCGGCTGCCGGACGGCACACTGCGGCATCCGCCGATTCCGGCACTGTGGCAGGACAAGTCGGAGCAGACCGACTATGTCGTCGCCTCCGGGCGCGGTGAAGTGTTCAGTTACGTCGTACATCACGCGCCGAAAGTGCCTGGGCGGCAACTGCCTTTCGTGGTAGCGCTGGTCGAATTGGAAGAGGGTGTGCGCATGCTCGGTGAATTGCGCGGCGTCGATCCGGCCGAGGTGAAGATCGGCCTGCCGGTGCAGGTCGAGTTCGAGAAGCTCGACGACGAAGCCGTGCTGCCGGTTTGGCGGGTGATCGCATGA
- a CDS encoding MaoC family dehydratase, with amino-acid sequence MTYVEPATIEVGTALPELVITADPTFVISTALATRDFQDVHHDRDKAVARGSKDIFVNILTDTGLVQRYVTDWAGPRAIVKSVALRLGVPLYAGDTLTLSGTVSAIHGDDIHIDVVGRDSLGDHITAKAVIALRRP; translated from the coding sequence ATGACCTACGTCGAACCGGCCACGATCGAGGTCGGCACCGCGCTGCCCGAGTTGGTCATTACCGCCGATCCGACCTTCGTGATCAGTACGGCCTTGGCCACCAGGGACTTTCAGGATGTGCACCACGACAGGGACAAGGCGGTCGCCCGCGGTTCCAAGGACATCTTCGTAAATATCCTCACCGATACCGGGCTGGTGCAGCGCTACGTCACCGACTGGGCCGGACCACGCGCTATCGTCAAATCGGTCGCGCTGCGCCTGGGCGTACCGCTGTATGCCGGTGACACCCTGACACTTTCCGGCACCGTCTCCGCGATCCACGGCGACGACATCCATATCGATGTCGTCGGCCGCGACAGCCTCGGTGACCACATCACGGCGAAAGCCGTTATCGCACTGCGGAGGCCATGA
- a CDS encoding acyl-CoA dehydrogenase family protein, with product MFIDLTAEQRKLRDELRAYFADLVTPEEEAEMAINRHGDAYRAVVRRMGADGWLGVGWPKEFGGQGFGPMEQQIFFNEAVRADVPLPLVTLLTVGPTLQSFGTDEQKAKFLPGILSGDVHFAIGYSEPEAGTDLASLRTSAVRDESGDWIINGQKIFTTGAHEADYVWLACRTGSVESRHRGITILIVDTKDPGYSWTPIITCDGAHHTNATYFDNVRVPANMLVGEENKGWRLITTQLNHERVSLGPSGKIEQLYDRVHEWAQSRGVLAEADVRRSLGRIHAIARLNELLNWQVAATVDGDQATVIADASATKVYSTESLQEAGRLAEETVGHYGDPADPDTAELLTWLDRRTKQNLVVTFGGGVNEVMRELVASSGLKLPRVPR from the coding sequence ATGTTCATCGACCTGACCGCGGAGCAACGCAAGCTGCGCGATGAATTGCGCGCGTACTTCGCCGATCTCGTGACTCCCGAGGAGGAGGCCGAGATGGCGATCAACCGCCACGGTGACGCCTACCGTGCGGTGGTGCGCCGGATGGGTGCGGACGGTTGGCTCGGGGTCGGTTGGCCGAAGGAGTTCGGCGGCCAGGGTTTCGGGCCGATGGAACAGCAGATCTTCTTCAATGAGGCGGTGCGCGCGGATGTTCCGCTGCCGCTGGTCACCTTGTTGACGGTCGGGCCGACGCTGCAGAGCTTCGGCACCGACGAGCAGAAGGCGAAGTTCCTGCCCGGAATCCTTTCCGGCGATGTTCATTTCGCAATCGGCTACTCCGAACCGGAGGCGGGCACCGACCTCGCCTCGCTGCGCACGAGTGCCGTGCGCGACGAATCCGGCGATTGGATCATCAACGGGCAGAAGATCTTCACCACCGGTGCGCATGAGGCCGACTATGTCTGGCTGGCCTGCCGCACCGGCTCGGTCGAGTCACGGCACCGGGGCATCACGATCCTGATCGTGGATACCAAGGATCCCGGCTATTCCTGGACGCCGATCATCACCTGCGATGGTGCGCACCACACCAACGCCACGTATTTCGACAATGTCCGGGTGCCCGCCAACATGCTGGTGGGCGAGGAGAACAAGGGATGGCGACTGATCACCACCCAGCTCAATCACGAGCGGGTGAGCCTCGGCCCGTCCGGCAAGATCGAACAGCTCTACGACCGGGTGCACGAATGGGCCCAGTCGCGGGGTGTGCTCGCCGAGGCCGATGTGCGCCGCTCGCTCGGTCGCATCCACGCCATCGCTCGGCTCAACGAACTGTTGAACTGGCAGGTCGCGGCGACCGTCGACGGTGACCAGGCCACCGTCATCGCCGATGCCTCGGCAACCAAGGTGTATTCCACCGAATCGCTGCAGGAGGCGGGTCGGTTGGCCGAGGAGACCGTCGGGCATTACGGCGATCCGGCCGATCCGGACACCGCCGAACTGCTGACCTGGCTGGACCGCAGAACCAAACAGAATCTGGTGGTGACCTTCGGCGGCGGCGTCAATGAGGTGATGCGCGAACTGGTCGCCTCCTCCGGGCTGAAACTGCCTCGGGTACCTCGATGA